CAGCGCCGCCATGGCCACGAAGGTAAGCCCCACGAACGCCACGCCGATGCGCGGGCCCAGCGGGTGCGTGCGCAGCCCCACGCCCATGCGCAGCGCCACCCCCGCCACCAGCCCGGCCGCCACCGCTCCCATGCCGCGCAGGGCGCCCGCGACCGCCGGGTGCGCCGCATGGCGCGCATACACCACGGCCAGGCAAAGCACCACCAGCATCGGCAGCAGCAGCATGCCCGCCAGCGCGGCGACCGCGCCGCGCCAGCCGAAGTAGCGGTCGCCCACCATCACCGACAGGTTCACCACGTTGGGGCCGGGCAGGATCTGCGCGACGGCCCAGTCCTCGATGAACTCGTCGTTGGTGAGCCAGCCCTTGCGGTCCACCAGCTCGCGCTGCACCACGGCCAGCACCCCGCCGAATCCCTGCAGCGCCAGCCAGGTGAACGACCAGAACAGGTCCGTGCAGTCGCGTGGGCGCGGGCGGGGGGCGGGGCCGGGGCCGGGGCCGAGAAGAGGGCTGGAGGGCTCGGCGGGCGCGGGATCGGGCGTGGCGGGCATGGGTGACAGGGTTTTGAGTGAAATATGCCGGCTGTCGCCGGATCCATTGAATAGTTTGCTAGTTTTTTGATAGCAAATATGGGGCGCGGAAGAGCGGCGGCGGCCTGCATCGTACGGCGCCCTGCGTGCGGTGGCACGGCACGTGGGAGCGCCGGGCCACCGCGGCGCTGGCCTGCCCCGCGTTCCTCCTGCCCGCGCGGGGCGCCCGGCCCTGGCGCGCCGCACGGCATCGGCGGGTGCCGCCGTTTCCGGGATACTGCAGCGCCGGCACGCTGGGTGCCATTCGCCTGCGGTGCAGGACACAAGGACTTCGCCATGGAATTCTCTCCAGAGCTGCGCTCGGCCCTCGCGCCGGGCGGCCGCGTTCGCGCTTCCATCAACACGGGCAATCCCATCCTGGCGCGGCCGGTGGCGGGCGGCCCGCCGGAGGGCGTCTCGGTGGATTTGGCGCGCCGTTTCGCCCAGGCGCTGGGCGCCGAACTGGAACTGGTGGTTTTCGATACCGCGGGCAAATCCGTCGATGCCGTGGCGCGCGAGGCCGCGGATTTCGGTTTCTTCGCGGTGGACCCGCTGCGCGGCGAAGGCATCCTGTTTTCGGCGCCGTATGTGCTGATCGAGGGGAGCTACCTCGTGCGGGAGGATTCGCCCCTCACCGACAATGCCGCGGTGGACCGCGCAGGGCACACCGTGGTCGTGGGCCAGGGCAGCGCATACGACCTCTACCTCACGCGGGAGCTGAAGCACGCGCAGATCCTGCGCGCGCCCACCTCGCCCGCCGTAGTGGGCACCTTCGTCGGTTCCACGGCCGATGTGGCCGCGGGCGTGAAGCAGCAATTGCAGGCCGACGCGCAGCGGCTGGGCGGCCTGCGGTTGCTGCCCGGGCGCTTCATGGTGATCCAGCAGGCCCTGGGCATCCCCCGGGCGCGCGGCGCCGCCGCGCAGCAGGCGCTGTCGGACTTCGTCGAGGAAGCCAGGCGCTCGGGCTTCGTGGCGCAGGCGCTGGAGCGCCACGGCATCCAGGGCGCCACCGTGGCGCCGCCCTCGCAGCCTTGAAAACCCCGGCCCGGGGGCGCAGGCGCCCGGCGCTCCGGGCCGGCCTAAGATGCGTCGCGGCGGCCTTCGCCGCGATGGAGTCTGCACGATGAAACTGGTCCGTTACGGCCAGCACGGCGCCGAGCGCGCGGGGCTGGTGGATGCGCAGGGCACCCTGCGCGATCTCTCGATGCTGCTGCCGGACATCGGCCCCGCCCAGCTCGCGCCGCGCACGCTGTCGGCGCTCGCGGCACTCGACGCCGCGCGCCTGCCGGCGGTGGAGGGCGCCCCGCGCCTGGCCTGCCCGG
The DNA window shown above is from Acidovorax sp. NCPPB 4044 and carries:
- a CDS encoding chromate transporter, producing the protein MPATPDPAPAEPSSPLLGPGPGPAPRPRPRDCTDLFWSFTWLALQGFGGVLAVVQRELVDRKGWLTNDEFIEDWAVAQILPGPNVVNLSVMVGDRYFGWRGAVAALAGMLLLPMLVVLCLAVVYARHAAHPAVAGALRGMGAVAAGLVAGVALRMGVGLRTHPLGPRIGVAFVGLTFVAMAALHWPLAAVLAVVGGAACAWTWRRLPA
- a CDS encoding transporter substrate-binding domain-containing protein; the encoded protein is MEFSPELRSALAPGGRVRASINTGNPILARPVAGGPPEGVSVDLARRFAQALGAELELVVFDTAGKSVDAVAREAADFGFFAVDPLRGEGILFSAPYVLIEGSYLVREDSPLTDNAAVDRAGHTVVVGQGSAYDLYLTRELKHAQILRAPTSPAVVGTFVGSTADVAAGVKQQLQADAQRLGGLRLLPGRFMVIQQALGIPRARGAAAQQALSDFVEEARRSGFVAQALERHGIQGATVAPPSQP